One window of the Reyranella humidisoli genome contains the following:
- a CDS encoding GNAT family N-acetyltransferase, with the protein MPDDTPTVGLRVVDSLAAVDADQWDACALAPGSAGNPFLSHRFLKALEDSKSVGRRTGWQPQYLLAESDDGTLQGAAPVYVKSHSQGEYVFDHGWAQALERAGGRYYPKLQVAVPFTPVPGPRLFARPGPLADAVRDALIDMLAKIAGDNNISSVHATFCTEDEWKRFGERGWLLRLGQQYHWSNEGYRTFDDFLAALSSRKRKAIRKERESVKRADIAIHTLTGDEIRPEHWDAFFAFYMDTGGRKWGTPYLTRAFFDILGATMADKVVLVMAEADGRPVGGALNLKGDDTLYGRYWGCLESHAFLHFEACYYQAIDYAITHGLQRVEAGAQGDHKIQRGYLPVPTYSAHWIVDASFRHAVDEYLKRERRAVEQEIEGLMQYSPFRKENEV; encoded by the coding sequence ATGCCGGATGACACCCCGACGGTCGGTCTGCGCGTCGTTGATTCGCTCGCCGCGGTCGACGCAGACCAATGGGATGCCTGCGCCCTCGCCCCGGGATCGGCGGGCAATCCATTCCTCAGCCATCGCTTCCTGAAGGCGCTGGAGGATTCGAAATCGGTCGGGCGGCGCACCGGCTGGCAGCCGCAATACCTGCTGGCGGAGTCCGACGACGGCACGCTGCAGGGCGCCGCGCCGGTCTATGTAAAGAGCCACTCACAGGGCGAGTATGTGTTCGACCATGGCTGGGCTCAGGCGCTGGAGCGCGCGGGCGGTCGCTATTACCCCAAGCTCCAGGTCGCCGTGCCCTTCACGCCGGTTCCCGGCCCCCGCCTGTTCGCCCGGCCCGGTCCGCTGGCCGATGCCGTGCGCGATGCGCTGATCGACATGCTGGCCAAGATCGCCGGCGACAACAACATCAGCTCGGTCCACGCCACCTTCTGTACAGAGGACGAGTGGAAGCGCTTCGGCGAGCGCGGCTGGCTGCTGCGACTCGGCCAGCAGTATCACTGGAGCAACGAGGGCTATCGCACCTTCGACGATTTCCTGGCGGCCCTGTCGTCACGCAAGCGCAAGGCGATCCGCAAGGAGCGTGAGTCCGTGAAGCGCGCCGACATCGCGATCCACACGCTGACCGGCGACGAGATCCGCCCCGAGCACTGGGATGCCTTCTTCGCTTTCTACATGGACACCGGTGGCCGCAAGTGGGGCACGCCCTACCTGACGCGCGCCTTTTTCGACATCCTGGGCGCGACCATGGCCGACAAGGTCGTGCTGGTGATGGCCGAAGCCGACGGCCGCCCGGTCGGCGGGGCGCTGAACCTCAAGGGCGACGACACGCTCTACGGCCGCTACTGGGGCTGCCTGGAGAGCCACGCCTTCCTGCATTTCGAGGCCTGCTACTACCAGGCCATCGACTACGCCATCACCCACGGGCTGCAGCGCGTCGAGGCCGGCGCGCAGGGAGACCACAAGATCCAGCGCGGCTACCTGCCGGTGCCGACCTATTCGGCGCACTGGATCGTGGATGCAAGCTTCCGTCATGCCGTCGACGAGTACCTGAAGCGCGAACGCCGGGCCGTCGAGCAGGAGATCGAAGGGCTGATGCAGTACTCGCCCTTCCGGAAAGAGAACGAGGTCTGA